ATGCAACATGGGTTTATTGTCAAATTAGTTCTTAAGACATGAAATTGATCATTGGAATTTTGTTATTGGAATCTTACAGTCTGTAATAAAGTGCAGAATTAAAGCAAGTTCCCTGGTATGGTTCCTTTGAATGGTTCTGTATTTAGCTAAATCTATTCCTTAACATATTAAGTTAAGccctttttttttaaaccagatgAATAAAGCTAATGTGCAAGGTTACTTCACAAagctcagacagacacactgtaCAAGGCCTTCCTACTTTCCAATTATAATGCAATTGGATGAATAAGGTTATACGTTTGGGTTCGTCAGAGCTCTAAAGCGTTTATGCAATAATTTAATGATATGCCATTCAAAACGCAGATGACGAGGGGTTTCCTTTGAATTCTAACTACATGCACAGACATATTAGTTTCCAACTAACCATGTTGCTTTAGTGCTCAGATCACCATAGAAGAATCAGGTTCAAAGGTCAATGATATCAAGCATGAGGGTTGCATACACTCCTACTCAACTTCAGCACTTAATAACCTTTAACAGTTCGCACATGAAATCACCCAACCCCACCACTAACAGCATTCAGTAATTGTCACATCACATCCCTCTGCTTAGTGTAACAAATTAGGGAAAGATGAAGGAACAGGGGAGTTACCACAACAAAATGCAAGACACCGCACAGAACAGTCGCATATCATAGCCTGTGCATAGAAGGAATAAAGCACTTATGGTATTTGCAAACATGACCACTTCATGAAGCATCTGTATGGTTTTGATCGAGAAATTAGTCCATTACTCAACTCCACAGACCCAAAACCCTGAAAACATTAACACTGAATGAGAGCATAATGAACGTACAATGAAACGTAGAGGGTCGATATATTGGCAAcattggctgcatttacacaggcagcccaattctgacatttttgtccactaattggtcttttgatcaatcgcatcagatctttttcagagctgatctgattgatcAAAAGACCAATTAATTAAAGAAAAAGGTTTGAATTGGAACCATGGTGATGTAAAAATGACTCAACATATTCCTGCATCTTTGCAAATAGAGAAACACACAAAGAGAAATCTCTTAATGATATCTTAATAAATAGCATGGAATATGTAGAAATTAGAAAGCAAAACACTAGCTCGGTTCAAAATATTGTGCATGCCCATATTACAAAAATCCCCATTGATTTTCCACAGAGCTTTAACTCTGGCTTTGTAGGGGGGGAAAGCGAAGTTGTTCACGTGACATTCATCCTCGACTTCAATATGATCAAAAGAGCAGGATCACACTCCACTCACACCTCTTTAATAGTCATTATCTGTGGAGAAGCACAAAGGCCTCCAGCTTCTCTGGGATGTTGCCTCTGTAGGAAAGGCTGTGTTTGACGATGGCCCGCGCAGACAGACACTGCAGGGTGGTGTGATTGATGGGTTGGATCAGGTTCTTGGCCATCTCCTTCTCGTCCAGCAGGTCACAGGCCATCTGCTTCAGGGAGTTGGTGCTGTCAAAGTGCGTGCCGCAGGCAATCAGCAGATTCATGATGTCCGGGTGGTTGTTGGAGGCGGCCACATGCAGGGGGCTGTTGTTGTCCTCGTCGCGGAAGTTGACGTCCGCCCCACACTCCAGTAGGATAGAGGTGACATAGAAAGAGGGGAACTTACAGACAGGATAGCGGCCCACGCAGGTGGTGTTCCTGTCCACAGCCAGGTGGAGCGGGCTGTAGCCATTCTTCCCACAGGGCTGCAGCTTGAGGAACCTGTAGATGGTCTCCTTCTTCAAGTGGTCCTGCTCCACGGTGCAGGGGACCTTCTCCAGCAGGCAGATGAGATGCAGGATGATGGAGAGGGCCTTGCTGAGCTGAGCCGGGTCAGGCAGGTTCTGTTTCACCGCCCGCTCAATCTCCAGCACGCTCTTACTGAGGATGCCCATGAGGTCATCGAAGGAGACTGAGGTGCCCAGCAGGCCTTTGGCGCGGTCCTGGAGCATGAAGGAGAAGAGCTCAGCGAAGGACAGCAGGCTGCTGGCTGTCATGGGGCTGAGGGGGTCCAGGTTGCTCTGCTGCATGTCCAAGGCGTACTTCCACAGATTGATACAGCGCTCAAAGTTCCCAGAGTCGGCATATACAGCACCCCGGTAGCGGATGTAGTAAGAGGTGTCGGGGTGGGAGGGGCCTAGGATGCGCTCTCTAATGAGCAAGGCCTGCATCCTCATCTCATCTGGTTCAGAGATCAAGCTGTCTAGCTCCTCCTCATTACTTACCTCCCTGGCATGGTCATAGGCCATGATCAACTGCTTTGGGTGTGCTTTGTGGAGAACATTGTTGCCGTCCCTGTATCTCAGGTCCATGGCCCTCTTCCAGTACTTTAATGCCCCAAGAAGATCACGCTTTTTATCCACAAAAGTGGCACCAAGTAGTTCCAAGGCGTTTATTCTCTCCAATTGGCGTGTTTGCTGGTGTTGAGTCAAATAGTTAACAATGTTAGTGTGGCCCGTCACACTAGCGGACAGTAGTGGGGTCATTCCATAACCATCCCTCTCCATGGTGGCACCATATTTTAGCAGCATCTTCATTATCTCCAAGCTGCCGGATTCAGCACAGTCATGTAATGCCGTGTTACCTGTGAAGAAAGAAAAACAATTTCATGTGTTCCGCAAAATGGGAGTCATTTTTGGCAGACATTCTAGTAATAAAGAGCAATATATATGCAAGTTATTTGAAAAGAAGATGAAGTGAAGAGACAAAAGGTTGATCAAAATGTTAAATTCTCTACATTTCAACTAAATGGGTTTGTCACATGCTTGCCTGTAGCCTTATCTCACTAGGAGAAACCTCTGAGTGATGAACTCAATGTGCCAATCTAAGCGTTACGCCAAGGGGGTGCAAATCTCATGGACACGAACAGATCTTGTGAGTGGGCGATTGCAAGGCTTACATTTAGCAAAAGCTTGGGTGGATTCCCTTCCCCTAATTGGTTTAAATACAAATTAAACCAGCTTGTTAGGTGACCTGATTAGATGTCCAAATGTGAGGATTTAGCAGGTTAGCATTTGTcctgaatcttgccctggaggcaaaACTTCATGGCGGTCATTTGTCCGCTTTCTCTTCGCAAGTAAATACAATTGTTGGACAAGCAGAATATAGATCTCAGTTGTCTGAATGGACAAGTAAAATGAATTTTAAATTTTAAAAGAATCACAATATCAAACAATTGGGCAGGCTATTCAGATGAAAATTGGATCAGAGAGACATTAGGGCAACCGGTCAAATAAATTACACACAGACTAACTACATAGACAATTCAAAACAGATTGTATTTTGACTGGTTCTCGCTGGTGAAATACTAGCTTGCATTAATGTCATCGTCATGTCCGATGTCCTAAAATAACTTTCCATCG
The genomic region above belongs to Oncorhynchus mykiss isolate Arlee chromosome 6, USDA_OmykA_1.1, whole genome shotgun sequence and contains:
- the LOC110525257 gene encoding protein fem-1 homolog C, whose product is MDLQTAVFNAARDGKLRLLQKLLENKIGHEVIKLMAEKTNGATPLLMAARYGHLDLVEYLMECCSAPVEIGGSVNFDGETIEGAPPLWAASAAGHLKVVQSLLGHGASVNNTTLTNSTPLRAACFDGHLDIVKYLVEHKADLEVANRHGHTCLMISCYKGHKEIAQYLLEKGADVNRKSVKGNTALHDCAESGSLEIMKMLLKYGATMERDGYGMTPLLSASVTGHTNIVNYLTQHQQTRQLERINALELLGATFVDKKRDLLGALKYWKRAMDLRYRDGNNVLHKAHPKQLIMAYDHAREVSNEEELDSLISEPDEMRMQALLIRERILGPSHPDTSYYIRYRGAVYADSGNFERCINLWKYALDMQQSNLDPLSPMTASSLLSFAELFSFMLQDRAKGLLGTSVSFDDLMGILSKSVLEIERAVKQNLPDPAQLSKALSIILHLICLLEKVPCTVEQDHLKKETIYRFLKLQPCGKNGYSPLHLAVDRNTTCVGRYPVCKFPSFYVTSILLECGADVNFRDEDNNSPLHVAASNNHPDIMNLLIACGTHFDSTNSLKQMACDLLDEKEMAKNLIQPINHTTLQCLSARAIVKHSLSYRGNIPEKLEAFVLLHR